In the Mesorhizobium sp. M1D.F.Ca.ET.043.01.1.1 genome, AGCGCGCCTTCAAGGTTTTCACGCAAGATTTCGGCAGCTTCAAACCGGCCGAGCACAATCTGCTGCCGGTCAAGATCGCCGAGACGGTGTTCGAGCCCCGGGTCGGCGGCCATGTCTATGACCGCGGCGTCGACGGCAGCGAGTGCCGCTGGGCACGGGTCCTGGCCTATGAGCCGCCCAACCGGGTGCTGCTCAGCTGGGACATCAGTCCGCAATGGCGGATCGAGACCGACCCGGCCAAGACCAGCGAATGGGAGGTGCGGTTCATCGCCGAAACCACGGAGCGCACCCGCGTCGAGCTCGAGCACCGCAATCTCGAGCGCCACGGCCAGGGCTGGGAAAGCGTGCGCGACGGCGTCGACGGCGATCAGGGCTGGCCGCTTTATCTGCAGCGGTATGCGGAGGTTGTGGCGCGGCGGGGCTGATGGCGTACGGCGCGCAGTCGCATAGGGCGCACCCCCGCTCCGTCTCGGCTTCGCCGAGCCACCTCTCCCCACATTCGTGGGGGCGAGGAACCTATGCGGTTGGCCTGCGACCAGTTGCAGGCAGCATTCCCTCACCCCAGCGTCTCGCGTATCGCCGCCGCCAACCTCTCCACCCCCTCCCTCATCTGCGCCGCATCGCAGGCCGCATAGCCCAGCACCAGCCCTTGCGTGGCCGCCGTGTTCTGGAAATATTTCGACAGCGGCGAGACGTTGATCGCCCTCCTGGCCGCCGCCTGGCTGACCTTGATGTCGTCGATGCCCTCCCTCAGATAGCCCACCACCTGGATGCCGGCTTCGGCGGGGGAGAGCGTGATCTCGTCGCGCAGGCGCTCGGTCACGATGTCGCGGAAAAGCTGGCGGCGCTGGGCGTAGATGCGGCGCATGCGTTTCAAATGCCGGCTCATATGGCCTTCGGTGATGAAATCCGCCAAGGCAGCCTGCAGCAGGAGGGGCGCGAACTGGCCGGTGGTGGAGATCGCGTTGACGATGCGCCCGGCGAGCTCGACCGGCAGCACCATGAAGCCGATGCGCAGCGCCGGGAACAAAAGCTTGGCGAAGGTGCCGACATAGATGA is a window encoding:
- a CDS encoding SRPBCC family protein, which gives rise to MNTQVPIASVKKSVVVEAPIERAFKVFTQDFGSFKPAEHNLLPVKIAETVFEPRVGGHVYDRGVDGSECRWARVLAYEPPNRVLLSWDISPQWRIETDPAKTSEWEVRFIAETTERTRVELEHRNLERHGQGWESVRDGVDGDQGWPLYLQRYAEVVARRG